The Solibacillus daqui genome has a segment encoding these proteins:
- a CDS encoding glucose-6-phosphate isomerase, with the protein MLNYKGITKNTLISDLNIPNLKSYIHSNSEILLEMDKLKNEIQDSANTLLVIGVGGSFLGARAVIDALTPYFRTQNNMEIIYAGNNMSGAYLQQLLAYLDSKEVYVNVISKSGSTMEPALAFRIVKQYMEQRYGFEARQRIIVTTDAKMGILKQIADQEGYRQFDVPENVGGRYSVFTPVGLLPIAVAGIDIEQFLKGAEVAEQDFSTVAVEQNAAAHYALTRYELYKKGYAVELLASFEPRLNKLHEWWKQLFGESEGKEHKGLYPSTVNYSTDLHAIGQFIQEGSPIMFETLIHFSDIEEDIAVPYIEEDLDGLNYLAGHTLNQINATSKDGVALAHEEGGVPVMKLELPKLDAYHIGYLMMFFMKACVISASLLEVNPFDQPGVEAYKVKMVKLLQKDASKLPNF; encoded by the coding sequence TTGTTAAACTATAAAGGAATTACAAAAAATACTTTAATTTCTGACCTAAATATACCAAATTTAAAGTCATATATTCACTCTAATAGTGAAATTCTATTGGAAATGGATAAATTGAAAAATGAAATACAAGATAGCGCTAACACGCTTCTAGTAATCGGTGTCGGCGGTTCCTTTCTAGGCGCACGTGCAGTAATTGACGCACTTACCCCTTATTTCCGTACGCAAAATAATATGGAAATTATCTATGCTGGCAATAATATGAGCGGTGCCTACTTACAGCAACTGTTAGCTTACTTAGATTCAAAAGAAGTATATGTGAACGTCATTTCTAAATCAGGTTCAACAATGGAGCCAGCACTTGCCTTTCGTATCGTAAAACAATATATGGAACAACGCTACGGCTTTGAAGCACGGCAGCGAATTATTGTGACGACGGATGCCAAGATGGGAATCTTAAAACAAATTGCAGATCAAGAAGGATATCGTCAATTTGATGTACCTGAAAATGTCGGTGGTCGTTATTCTGTATTTACACCAGTAGGGTTATTACCAATAGCGGTGGCGGGTATTGATATTGAACAGTTTTTAAAAGGGGCTGAAGTGGCAGAACAGGATTTTTCAACTGTTGCTGTTGAGCAGAATGCCGCTGCGCATTATGCATTAACACGCTATGAACTTTATAAAAAGGGCTATGCGGTGGAACTACTTGCGTCTTTTGAGCCGCGTTTAAATAAGTTGCATGAATGGTGGAAGCAATTGTTTGGTGAAAGTGAGGGGAAAGAGCATAAAGGTCTTTACCCTTCCACTGTTAATTATTCCACAGACTTGCATGCTATCGGTCAATTTATTCAAGAGGGTAGCCCTATCATGTTCGAAACGCTCATACATTTTAGTGATATTGAAGAAGATATTGCAGTCCCGTATATTGAAGAAGATTTAGACGGGTTAAATTATTTAGCAGGACACACATTAAACCAAATTAATGCGACATCAAAGGATGGTGTTGCACTTGCCCATGAGGAGGGCGGTGTACCTGTTATGAAATTAGAACTGCCAAAGTTAGATGCGTACCATATTGGCTATTTAATGATGTTTTTTATGAAAGCTTGTGTCATAAGTGCCTCACTACTTGAAGTAAATCCATTTGATCAACCAGGAGTAGAGGCGTATAAGGTGAAAATGGTGAAACTTTTGCAGAAAGATGCAAGTAAGTTACCTAATTTTTGA
- the rfbB gene encoding dTDP-glucose 4,6-dehydratase, translated as MDILITGGAGFIGANFIHYILEKYPSYKVVNLDLLTYAGDLQKLSGIEDHPNYTFIKGDIRDRELVEQLFEQYQFDGVIHFAAESHVDNSIKNPGAFVETNVNGTFTLLDVARHYWIEAPFKMKKQFKHARFHHISTDEVYGTLGKTGYFNEETPYAPNSPYSASKASSDMLVRSYYHTYDMNVVTTNCSNNYGPLQHDEKLIPTVIRKALTGQSIPIYGTGQNIRDWLFVEDHCKAIDMVFHKGIAGETYLVGGNNELTNVEIATVICGILDQHCSKILKKLQLHSFKQLITYVEDRAGHDFRYAIDATKIKTTLGWGPDTTFEKGINITIRSYFEKYLK; from the coding sequence GTGGATATTCTAATAACTGGCGGCGCTGGCTTCATAGGCGCAAACTTCATCCATTATATATTAGAAAAATATCCTTCTTATAAGGTTGTTAATTTAGATTTGCTTACATACGCAGGTGACTTGCAAAAGCTAAGCGGTATAGAAGACCATCCAAATTATACCTTTATAAAGGGTGATATTCGGGATCGTGAATTAGTGGAACAGCTTTTCGAACAATATCAGTTTGACGGTGTTATTCATTTTGCGGCAGAGTCACATGTAGATAATTCAATCAAAAATCCAGGAGCTTTTGTAGAAACGAATGTCAATGGTACGTTTACGCTGTTAGATGTAGCTAGACATTATTGGATAGAGGCACCGTTTAAAATGAAAAAGCAGTTTAAACATGCTAGATTCCACCATATTTCGACGGATGAAGTATACGGTACGTTAGGAAAGACGGGCTACTTTAACGAGGAAACACCATATGCACCGAATAGTCCGTATTCTGCTAGTAAAGCGTCCTCAGATATGCTAGTCCGCAGTTATTATCATACATATGACATGAATGTTGTAACGACAAATTGCTCGAATAACTACGGACCGCTGCAGCATGACGAAAAACTAATACCGACAGTTATTCGAAAAGCTTTAACGGGGCAAAGTATTCCGATATATGGTACGGGGCAAAATATTCGTGATTGGTTGTTTGTTGAGGATCATTGTAAAGCGATTGATATGGTTTTCCATAAGGGGATAGCTGGTGAAACTTATTTAGTTGGTGGGAATAATGAATTAACAAATGTTGAAATAGCTACAGTTATTTGTGGAATATTGGATCAACATTGTTCAAAGATTTTAAAAAAGCTACAGTTACATTCGTTTAAACAGCTGATTACTTATGTGGAGGACCGAGCAGGCCATGATTTTAGATATGCAATAGATGCGACTAAAATTAAAACAACATTAGGATGGGGACCTGATACGACGTTTGAAAAAGGTATAAATATTACAATACGTAGTTATTTTGAAAAATATCTTAAGTAG
- the fliD gene encoding flagellar filament capping protein FliD, producing the protein MVMRVGGLASGMDIDELVKKLMQAERAPLDKLFQKKTTYEWQRDAYRGVNTKLKTFDTYVRDNLSLKTLNSKTATSSNSSLVSATATGKASGTLSIEGVSQLAEASRITSGQVNATGSTKMKDLASGPIEFTAVKADGTPGEPTSIEITDDMTVDDFVKKVNESGAGVSAVFENGRFSFTAKNTGKGSIQITGGTPDMKLTKDEGASIREGKNAIFQVNGIATERASNSFSINGYNVTLKSTFNGEQATAERYNGAYTEWKFTTTPDYINKIAEALNSSNTASDKYTEAYNKFLAAKEDLFGSDVSAEDQTNFSKIKNPEFARSLTEGEVNTLKAQSFADDAAYQTWLNDDTTDADLKAKLKSENITLDQAKGVQALDYNKIQKLSAHSIYNSIGSKAMNQLTTADLSTLRLKGFSDEEAYQTWLNDDTTDPDLKAKLKEGNVNLEQFNSLKTVKDNELTAMQNQSKYSTLGAGFLSGLSAAEQGLLNGAQKGTVEDFNKQIDTWKNSTNAEEKALGEKLSKLSDSQKNALREMDSTQLTDFSDLANKQVDAQAKLADKTAKEAEYKALEDRQTKAKADFKDAYKQQFKKDYVDGDDPGLIDENNIPTGTTPPVTMTSTTNVDDMMQKIEDFVNTYNGLIKDLTNQTKESKYRDYKPLSDEQKKDMSENEIKLWEEKAKSGLLRSDALLQKGLADMRSLVYETNPGLSDSKFNSLFSVGITTTKNFTEGGILEIDKDKLRKAIEEDPDAVEKLFKNSDGKKDAVVDGETVDTRGYVDKLRDSLKSFEVSIEKKAGRSTMTDAQYSIGKSLVDTEKRISTWQDKLKMIEARYWKQFGAMESAINKANSQASMFMQG; encoded by the coding sequence ATGGTAATGCGAGTTGGCGGATTAGCGTCTGGGATGGATATTGATGAGTTAGTAAAAAAACTGATGCAGGCAGAGAGAGCACCATTAGATAAGTTATTTCAAAAGAAAACAACGTATGAATGGCAACGTGACGCGTATCGAGGTGTTAATACAAAGTTAAAAACATTTGATACGTATGTTAGAGATAACTTATCTTTAAAAACTTTGAATTCTAAAACAGCGACAAGCTCGAATTCAAGCTTAGTATCTGCTACGGCGACAGGCAAAGCTTCTGGAACACTTTCGATTGAGGGTGTATCGCAATTAGCAGAGGCATCACGTATTACAAGTGGTCAGGTAAACGCGACAGGCTCTACTAAAATGAAGGATTTAGCATCAGGACCAATTGAATTTACTGCAGTTAAAGCTGACGGAACACCAGGGGAACCGACATCAATTGAAATTACAGATGATATGACAGTAGATGACTTTGTGAAAAAAGTTAATGAAAGCGGTGCTGGTGTATCAGCAGTGTTTGAAAATGGTCGATTCTCATTTACCGCAAAGAATACAGGTAAAGGCAGTATTCAGATTACTGGGGGAACACCTGATATGAAGCTTACTAAAGATGAAGGAGCTTCAATTCGCGAAGGTAAAAATGCAATTTTCCAAGTGAACGGCATTGCTACGGAACGTGCATCAAACTCGTTCTCAATAAATGGTTACAATGTTACTTTAAAATCAACATTTAACGGGGAACAAGCAACTGCCGAGCGCTATAATGGAGCTTATACGGAATGGAAATTTACAACTACACCTGATTATATTAATAAAATTGCAGAGGCTCTTAACTCATCAAACACAGCGTCAGATAAATATACAGAAGCTTATAATAAATTTTTAGCAGCGAAAGAAGATTTATTCGGTAGTGATGTTTCAGCTGAAGATCAGACTAACTTTTCTAAAATTAAAAATCCAGAATTTGCACGTAGCTTAACTGAAGGTGAGGTTAATACTTTAAAGGCACAAAGTTTTGCTGATGATGCTGCCTATCAAACATGGTTAAATGACGACACAACGGATGCGGATTTAAAAGCGAAATTAAAATCTGAAAATATTACTTTGGATCAAGCAAAAGGTGTACAAGCATTAGATTACAATAAGATTCAAAAACTTTCCGCTCACTCGATTTATAACTCAATTGGCAGTAAAGCAATGAATCAACTTACTACTGCTGATTTATCTACTCTGAGATTAAAAGGATTTAGTGATGAAGAAGCCTATCAAACATGGTTAAACGATGACACAACAGATCCAGATTTAAAAGCAAAGTTAAAAGAAGGCAATGTAAATTTAGAGCAGTTTAATTCTTTAAAAACAGTAAAAGACAATGAACTTACGGCGATGCAAAATCAATCAAAATATAGCACGCTTGGTGCAGGATTCTTAAGTGGTTTAAGCGCTGCTGAACAAGGGTTATTAAACGGAGCGCAAAAAGGAACAGTAGAAGATTTTAATAAGCAAATTGATACATGGAAAAACTCTACTAATGCAGAAGAAAAGGCACTAGGAGAAAAGCTATCCAAATTATCGGATTCACAAAAAAATGCACTTCGTGAAATGGACAGCACACAATTAACAGATTTCAGTGATTTAGCAAACAAACAAGTTGATGCTCAAGCTAAACTTGCAGATAAAACAGCAAAAGAGGCGGAATACAAAGCATTAGAGGATCGTCAAACAAAAGCGAAAGCAGATTTTAAGGACGCCTATAAACAACAATTTAAAAAAGATTATGTAGATGGTGATGATCCAGGTTTAATTGATGAAAATAATATTCCAACAGGTACAACCCCACCTGTAACAATGACTTCTACTACTAATGTAGACGACATGATGCAAAAGATTGAGGATTTTGTAAATACGTATAACGGATTAATAAAAGACCTTACAAACCAAACGAAGGAATCTAAATATCGAGACTATAAACCGTTATCAGATGAGCAAAAAAAGGACATGTCTGAGAACGAAATCAAGCTTTGGGAAGAAAAAGCGAAGAGTGGCTTATTGCGAAGTGATGCCCTTCTTCAAAAAGGCTTAGCCGATATGCGTTCTTTAGTGTATGAAACGAACCCAGGTTTAAGTGATTCTAAGTTTAATTCACTATTTAGTGTTGGTATTACGACAACGAAGAATTTTACTGAAGGCGGCATATTGGAAATTGATAAAGATAAGCTACGTAAAGCAATTGAGGAAGATCCAGATGCAGTTGAAAAGCTATTTAAAAATAGTGATGGGAAAAAGGATGCTGTAGTCGATGGTGAAACGGTTGATACACGCGGTTATGTAGATAAATTACGTGATTCATTGAAATCATTTGAAGTTTCTATCGAGAAAAAAGCAGGCCGTTCAACAATGACGGATGCACAATATTCAATTGGTAAGAGCTTAGTAGATACAGAGAAGCGTATTTCTACTTGGCAGGACAAGTTAAAAATGATCGAAGCCCGCTACTGGAAGCAATTTGGTGCAATGGAATCTGCTATTAATAAGGCGAATTCACAAGCATCAATGTTCATGCAAGGCTAA
- a CDS encoding flagellar protein FlaG gives MRISGNASLEAVSVAKTASNVASKEIVEKQGSKPTIETPMIPAEQVKPIDNSEETKVKVQDAVNKMNEMLDVNNSSSKFMYHEGLERYYVTVVDRETEEVVKEIPPKRLLDAFYEMQKMLGMVVDEKI, from the coding sequence ATGCGTATTTCAGGAAATGCAAGTCTTGAAGCAGTATCGGTTGCTAAGACTGCAAGTAATGTTGCATCAAAGGAAATTGTAGAGAAGCAAGGAAGCAAACCTACAATTGAAACACCAATGATACCTGCTGAACAAGTAAAACCTATTGATAATAGTGAAGAAACAAAAGTGAAAGTCCAAGATGCAGTAAATAAAATGAATGAAATGCTTGATGTGAATAATAGTTCTTCAAAGTTTATGTATCATGAGGGCTTAGAACGTTATTATGTGACAGTGGTGGATCGTGAAACAGAAGAGGTAGTCAAGGAAATTCCACCGAAGAGATTACTGGATGCTTTTTATGAAATGCAAAAAATGCTTGGCATGGTTGTAGATGAAAAAATATAA